A single window of Marinobacter sp. LA51 DNA harbors:
- a CDS encoding CsiV family protein translates to MQIDGNRGGRWTARTVWTALLLTLSLTTQAQDSGANGQPIPDNYYRAELVILERIIEPEAVNEQMANRKVEPTLESGEILKTVDRGGVTETTLDLAPRGELHLNGAVQRLERSGRYRVLVAAGWYEAFPPGYEGAPLRVAVGDWLSGGDTREIEGNITIDRQRYLHVDVNLNHWQQVEGAMAAAVPAEQGQSDTATADLGGAGNPDAEANELTAQPTGLEAQQAPAAAPLELLTWIRENRRMRSEEIHFLDSPTIGVLVFFKKIEASE, encoded by the coding sequence TTGCAGATTGATGGTAATCGTGGCGGCCGATGGACGGCACGCACTGTATGGACAGCGCTGCTGCTGACATTGTCACTGACCACACAGGCTCAGGATTCGGGCGCCAATGGCCAGCCCATTCCGGATAACTATTACCGTGCGGAGTTGGTGATTCTTGAGCGGATCATTGAACCCGAAGCGGTCAATGAGCAGATGGCGAACCGGAAGGTTGAACCCACGCTGGAGTCAGGTGAGATCCTGAAGACGGTCGACCGGGGCGGCGTGACAGAAACCACCCTCGACCTTGCCCCGCGCGGCGAATTGCATCTGAACGGTGCGGTACAGCGACTTGAGCGCAGCGGGCGCTATCGGGTGCTGGTCGCCGCAGGCTGGTACGAGGCTTTCCCTCCGGGCTACGAAGGCGCACCTCTGCGGGTTGCCGTGGGCGACTGGCTTTCCGGTGGCGACACCCGTGAGATTGAAGGCAATATTACAATTGATCGCCAGCGTTACCTGCACGTTGACGTAAATCTGAATCACTGGCAGCAAGTGGAAGGCGCGATGGCAGCAGCCGTACCAGCGGAACAAGGCCAGAGCGATACCGCCACTGCCGACCTGGGCGGCGCCGGAAATCCGGATGCCGAGGCCAATGAACTCACGGCGCAGCCCACCGGCCTTGAGGCTCAGCAGGCTCCTGCGGCAGCACCGCTGGAGCTACTGACCTGGATTCGTGAAAACCGGAGAATGCGCAGCGAGGAAATTCACTTCCTGGACTCGCCGACGATCGGCGTGCTGGTATTCTTCAAGAAGATTGAGGCTTCGGAGTAA
- a CDS encoding NADH:ubiquinone reductase (Na(+)-transporting) subunit B — MAIRQFLDGIEHHFEKGGKYERWYSLYEAVDTIFYTPGKVTSTTAHVRDGVDLKRIMITVWMCTFPAMFFGMWNIGFQANSYLATTPDAMVGDGGLRTAFINALAVTGAGAGWLDNFIYGMAYFIPIYAVTFIVGGFWEVLFATVRRHEVNEGFFVTSVLFALVCPPSIPLWQVALGITFGVVIGKEVFGGTGKNFLNPALTGRAFLYFAYPAQISGDTVWTAVDGFSGATALSWAASGGLEALEAQIGWMSAFMGTIQGSMGETSTLAVLLGGIILLIMKIANFRIVGGVLIGMIATSLLFNIVGSETNPMFAVPAHWHLVMGGFAFGMMFMATDPVSSAMTDTGRWSFGILVGVMTVLIRVVNPAFPEGIMLAILFANLFAPLMDHYVVQANIKRRLARG, encoded by the coding sequence ATGGCTATCAGACAGTTTCTCGATGGAATCGAGCATCACTTTGAAAAAGGTGGCAAGTACGAGCGCTGGTATTCGCTGTACGAAGCCGTCGATACGATCTTCTACACACCGGGCAAGGTAACCTCTACCACTGCCCACGTGCGTGACGGCGTTGATCTTAAGCGCATCATGATCACGGTATGGATGTGTACCTTCCCGGCCATGTTCTTCGGTATGTGGAACATCGGCTTCCAGGCCAACAGCTACCTCGCAACCACTCCGGATGCCATGGTCGGCGACGGCGGCCTGCGCACGGCCTTCATCAACGCACTGGCAGTGACCGGTGCCGGTGCAGGCTGGCTGGATAACTTCATCTACGGCATGGCCTACTTTATTCCCATCTACGCGGTGACGTTCATCGTCGGCGGTTTCTGGGAAGTATTGTTCGCCACGGTTCGTCGTCACGAAGTGAACGAAGGCTTCTTCGTTACCTCCGTACTGTTCGCACTGGTCTGCCCGCCCTCCATCCCGCTGTGGCAGGTGGCTCTGGGCATCACCTTCGGTGTGGTAATCGGTAAGGAAGTGTTCGGCGGTACTGGCAAGAACTTCCTGAACCCGGCCCTGACCGGTCGTGCTTTCCTGTACTTCGCTTATCCGGCGCAGATCTCCGGTGACACCGTATGGACCGCGGTTGACGGTTTCAGTGGCGCTACCGCCCTGAGCTGGGCTGCCAGTGGTGGTCTGGAAGCACTGGAAGCGCAGATCGGCTGGATGAGCGCATTCATGGGCACCATTCAGGGCTCCATGGGTGAGACCTCTACGCTGGCCGTACTTCTTGGCGGTATCATCCTGCTGATTATGAAGATCGCCAACTTCCGCATTGTCGGGGGTGTGCTGATCGGCATGATTGCCACGTCGCTGCTGTTTAACATCGTCGGCTCCGAGACCAATCCCATGTTCGCCGTTCCGGCACATTGGCATCTGGTGATGGGTGGTTTCGCGTTCGGCATGATGTTCATGGCCACTGACCCGGTATCCTCGGCGATGACCGACACTGGTCGCTGGAGCTTCGGTATCCTGGTTGGTGTGATGACCGTGCTGATCCGGGTAGTCAACCCGGCGTTCCCGGAAGGCATCATGCTGGCCATCCTGTTTGCAAACCTGTTCGCGCCGCTGATGGATCACTACGTGGTTCAGGCCAACATCAAACGGAGGCTCGCACGTGGCTAA
- a CDS encoding glyceraldehyde-3-phosphate dehydrogenase produces the protein MIPLIGRLYRKNNVVTSVYGRAIINQSVIDIIRAHRFVRQVEDSELSVHDTLPILQAMDSMELGRAHIDIGKLAVKFKEAGGDLNEFLTREIGQIVGQYAAQSEEEANNDTKDVVLYGFGRIGRLLARIMIEKAGGGNNLRLRAIVVRNGGAENDLEKRASLLRRDSVHGPFDGTITVDEENSALIANGNFIKVIYSDGPDKVDYTDYGINNAIVVDNTGKWRDEEGLGLHLKSKGVSRVILTAPGKGDIKNIVYGINNDWITEDDKILSAASCTTNAITPVLKAIDDEYGIEDGHVETVHSYTNDQNLIDNYHKGSRRGRSAPLNMVITETGAAKAVAKALPELKGKLTGNAIRVPTPNVSMAILNLNLKKDVDVEGVNEYLRDMALHSELQKQIDFVNSPEVVSTDFVGSRHAGVVDAQATIAGGKRLILYVWYDNEFGYSAQVVRVVNQMAGVTYPIFPKRARD, from the coding sequence ATGATTCCGCTGATCGGCCGTCTCTACCGCAAGAACAATGTGGTCACGTCCGTGTACGGTCGTGCCATCATCAACCAGTCGGTGATCGACATCATCCGTGCCCACCGGTTTGTTCGCCAGGTGGAAGACAGCGAACTGTCTGTTCATGACACACTGCCGATCCTGCAGGCCATGGACTCTATGGAGCTGGGCCGCGCGCACATTGATATCGGCAAGTTGGCCGTTAAATTCAAGGAAGCCGGCGGTGATCTGAATGAATTCCTGACGCGCGAAATCGGCCAGATTGTTGGTCAGTACGCTGCCCAGTCAGAAGAAGAAGCCAACAACGACACCAAAGACGTTGTACTTTACGGCTTCGGTCGTATCGGCCGGCTGCTGGCCCGGATCATGATCGAGAAAGCCGGCGGCGGTAACAACCTCCGCCTGCGCGCTATCGTTGTCCGTAACGGCGGTGCTGAAAACGACCTGGAAAAGCGTGCCAGCCTGCTGCGTCGTGACTCCGTGCACGGTCCGTTTGACGGCACCATCACCGTGGATGAAGAGAACTCCGCCCTGATCGCTAACGGCAACTTCATCAAGGTGATCTACTCCGATGGTCCGGACAAGGTGGATTACACCGATTACGGCATCAACAACGCCATCGTGGTGGACAACACTGGTAAGTGGCGCGATGAGGAAGGCCTGGGTCTGCACCTGAAGTCCAAGGGCGTTAGCCGCGTTATCCTGACAGCACCGGGTAAGGGCGACATCAAGAACATCGTTTATGGCATCAACAACGACTGGATCACCGAAGACGACAAGATCCTGTCAGCCGCCTCCTGTACCACCAACGCCATTACTCCGGTACTGAAGGCGATTGATGACGAGTACGGCATTGAAGACGGCCACGTTGAAACCGTTCACTCCTACACCAACGACCAGAACCTGATCGACAACTACCACAAAGGTAGCCGTCGTGGTCGCAGTGCGCCCCTGAACATGGTTATCACCGAGACCGGTGCTGCCAAGGCCGTTGCCAAGGCGCTGCCGGAGCTGAAAGGCAAGCTGACCGGCAACGCGATCCGGGTTCCGACCCCGAACGTGTCCATGGCGATCCTGAACCTGAACCTGAAGAAGGACGTGGACGTAGAGGGTGTTAACGAGTATCTGCGCGATATGGCGTTGCACTCCGAGCTGCAGAAGCAGATCGATTTCGTGAACTCACCGGAAGTGGTTTCCACTGACTTCGTTGGCTCACGCCACGCCGGTGTCGTCGATGCCCAGGCCACCATCGCTGGTGGCAAGCGCCTTATCCTGTACGTGTGGTACGACAATGAGTTCGGCTACAGCGCCCAGGTGGTTCGTGTTGTGAACCAGATGGCAGGGGTAACTTACCCGATCTTCCCGAAACGTGCACGGGACTGA
- a CDS encoding Na(+)-translocating NADH-quinone reductase subunit C, whose translation MAKAKETVSRTLIVALVLSIVFSVVVSGAAVMLRPAQIQNQNLDIKTNILSAAGLLEKGASADEIESQFEQFEVRLVDLDTGQYVEASDVGVQDPMKYDMYKAASDPQMSTNIPSSEDKAGIKRRPNVAKVYTMSENGEVTRVVLPIHGYGLWSTLYGFISLEGDLNTVEGLGFYAHAETPGLGGEVDNPRWKKQWVGKEVYDGERADPKIRLVKGGVSADAADKEHKVDALSGATLTSRGVEQLVNYWMSERGYAPFLQKLREGEV comes from the coding sequence GTGGCTAAAGCTAAAGAAACTGTCTCCAGAACGCTGATTGTTGCTCTGGTCCTGAGTATTGTGTTTTCCGTGGTGGTATCTGGTGCCGCGGTAATGCTCCGCCCAGCGCAGATTCAGAACCAGAATCTGGACATCAAGACCAACATCCTGTCCGCTGCCGGCCTGCTTGAAAAGGGCGCCAGCGCCGATGAAATCGAATCGCAGTTTGAGCAGTTCGAAGTTCGTCTGGTCGATCTGGACACCGGTCAGTACGTTGAAGCGTCTGACGTGGGTGTACAGGATCCGATGAAGTACGACATGTACAAAGCCGCTTCCGACCCGCAGATGTCTACCAACATCCCGTCGTCTGAAGACAAGGCCGGTATCAAGCGTCGTCCGAACGTTGCCAAGGTCTACACCATGAGCGAGAACGGCGAAGTTACCCGCGTGGTGCTGCCGATTCACGGTTACGGTCTGTGGTCCACCCTTTACGGCTTCATTTCCCTGGAAGGCGATCTGAACACCGTTGAAGGTCTCGGTTTTTACGCGCACGCTGAAACTCCGGGCCTGGGTGGCGAAGTCGACAACCCGCGCTGGAAAAAGCAGTGGGTGGGCAAGGAAGTCTACGACGGCGAGCGCGCCGATCCGAAGATTCGTCTGGTTAAAGGTGGCGTGAGTGCCGATGCTGCTGACAAAGAGCACAAGGTAGATGCCCTGTCCGGCGCGACTCTGACAAGCCGTGGTGTCGAGCAACTGGTTAACTACTGGATGAGCGAGCGCGGCTACGCACCATTCCTACAAAAACTGCGTGAAGGGGAGGTCTGA
- the mfd gene encoding transcription-repair coupling factor: protein MSKGASTPRTPLSLIAPAFPEKKADHRTWGQLHGSSDALAICESARVHHGLTLVITRSTSDAIRLEQAMRFFLGLPADEDGAAITDDGLELLSLPDWETLPYDLFSPHQDITSRRIRTLHRLPSTRHGVLVVPARTLMHRLPPADYLQGNTLLLEVGQSLDIDTWRMQLDSAGYRHAENVYEHGEYAVRGAILDIFPMGSNLPYRIDLFDDEIETLRTFDPETQRSIDRIERIELLPAFEFPWHKEARSGFRGRWFEQFPDADKDAPIYKDVTHAITPPGIEYYLPLFFDHTATLFDYLPGQTQVFTAEGLNEAVSLFDSETRNRYEDRRHDRLRPILPPTRLFLQTDELFGHLKDFPRVTTQAEEASGSGAVNCPAESLPDIAMDGRAADPAGRLKRFLNEFTGRVLICAESSGRREALIENLGEQSLKLKTQDGWQAFLDDNKCTLGITIAPMEQGLALPEQQIALVTETALFGERVLQRRRRQKPTETDDAGYRDLSELRIGAPVVHIDHGVGRYKGLETIDAGGESNEFLMLEYAGGSKLYVPVSSLHLISRYAGNDSDHAPLHKLGTERWSQAKQKALEKIRDTAAELLDVYARREARKGFIFDNPKEAYRSFAAGFPFEETPDQEVAIQAVIEDMTGERPMDRLVCGDVGFGKTEVAMRAAFMATYSGKQVAVLVPTTLLAQQHYESFRDRFSDTAVNVELLSRFRSGSQTSKALDAIETGKADIVIGTHKLLQGDIKFKNLGLVIIDEEHRFGVQQKERFKALRAEVDMLTLTATPIPRTLNMAMGHLRDLSIIATPPARRLSVKTFVRQRDDAMVKEAILREILRGGQVYFLHNDVASIEKAAEDLRQLIPEARVGVAHGQMRERELEQIMSDFYHKRFNVLVCSTIIETGIDIPSANTIIIERADKFGLAQLHQLRGRVGRSHHQAYAYLLTPPPRSISADAKKRLDAISESQDLGAGFMLATHDLEIRGAGELLGEEQSGQIESIGFTLYMQLLDEAVEAIREGRTPNADLPLSHGTEMNLRIPALIPDDYLPDVHNRLMLYKRIASVSSKAELKELQVEMIDRFGLLPEPAKNLVRQTELRLHAEALGIVQIDAGKEWTRLEFGSSTPVDPLVLVKKVQSAPDQYRLEGANSFRFRLKDASTGGKLDGISNMLGELGPEKATASA from the coding sequence ATGAGTAAAGGTGCATCCACACCCCGAACGCCCCTTTCGCTGATCGCCCCGGCTTTTCCGGAAAAAAAGGCTGATCACCGCACCTGGGGCCAACTCCATGGCAGCAGCGATGCCCTGGCTATTTGCGAGAGCGCACGAGTCCACCACGGCCTGACCCTGGTGATTACCCGCAGCACCAGTGATGCCATTCGCCTGGAACAGGCCATGCGCTTTTTCCTGGGACTGCCGGCAGATGAAGACGGCGCCGCCATTACCGACGACGGCCTGGAACTGCTGTCACTGCCGGACTGGGAAACCCTGCCCTACGATCTGTTCTCGCCACACCAGGACATTACGTCCCGGCGTATCCGCACCCTGCACCGGCTGCCCTCCACCCGCCACGGCGTGCTGGTTGTGCCGGCGCGAACCTTGATGCACCGGTTGCCGCCAGCGGACTACCTGCAGGGCAACACCCTGCTACTGGAAGTGGGCCAGTCGCTGGACATCGATACCTGGCGCATGCAGCTGGATTCAGCCGGCTACCGGCACGCGGAGAATGTGTATGAGCATGGCGAGTACGCGGTACGGGGTGCGATTCTGGATATTTTCCCGATGGGCTCCAACCTGCCCTACCGGATCGACCTGTTTGACGATGAAATAGAAACCCTGCGCACCTTCGATCCGGAAACCCAGCGCTCCATTGACCGGATCGAGCGCATTGAACTGTTACCGGCGTTCGAATTCCCCTGGCACAAAGAGGCGCGCTCCGGTTTCCGAGGCCGCTGGTTCGAGCAATTCCCCGACGCCGACAAAGACGCACCTATCTATAAGGACGTCACTCACGCCATCACGCCACCGGGCATTGAGTACTACCTGCCGCTGTTTTTCGATCACACCGCCACCCTGTTCGATTACCTGCCGGGCCAGACTCAGGTCTTTACTGCCGAAGGCCTGAACGAGGCGGTCAGCCTGTTCGATTCGGAAACCCGCAATCGTTATGAAGACCGCCGACACGACCGGCTGCGCCCTATTCTGCCGCCAACCCGGCTATTCCTGCAGACCGATGAACTCTTTGGCCACCTGAAAGACTTTCCGCGGGTAACCACCCAGGCCGAGGAAGCCTCCGGCTCCGGCGCAGTGAATTGCCCGGCGGAAAGCCTGCCGGACATTGCCATGGACGGCCGCGCTGCCGACCCGGCGGGCCGGCTCAAGCGGTTCCTCAATGAATTCACTGGCCGTGTGCTGATCTGTGCGGAATCCTCCGGTCGCCGGGAAGCCCTGATCGAGAACCTGGGCGAACAATCCCTGAAGCTGAAAACCCAGGACGGCTGGCAAGCCTTCCTGGACGACAACAAGTGCACACTCGGCATCACCATCGCGCCGATGGAACAGGGCCTGGCCCTGCCGGAACAACAGATTGCCCTGGTTACCGAGACTGCTCTGTTTGGCGAGCGGGTACTGCAGCGTCGGCGCCGCCAGAAGCCAACCGAAACCGACGATGCTGGCTACCGCGACCTTTCCGAACTGCGTATTGGCGCGCCAGTCGTGCACATTGACCACGGCGTGGGCCGCTACAAAGGCCTGGAGACTATCGACGCCGGGGGCGAATCGAACGAATTCCTGATGCTGGAATACGCCGGCGGCTCCAAACTCTATGTGCCGGTCTCCAGCCTGCACCTGATCTCACGTTACGCCGGCAACGACAGCGACCACGCGCCCCTGCACAAACTGGGCACCGAGCGCTGGAGCCAGGCCAAACAGAAGGCCCTGGAGAAAATCCGGGATACTGCGGCCGAGCTGCTGGATGTCTACGCCCGCCGCGAGGCGCGCAAGGGCTTTATCTTCGATAACCCGAAAGAGGCCTACCGATCCTTCGCCGCAGGTTTCCCGTTTGAGGAAACCCCGGACCAGGAAGTGGCCATTCAGGCGGTGATCGAGGACATGACCGGCGAGCGCCCGATGGATCGGCTGGTGTGCGGCGATGTCGGCTTCGGTAAAACCGAGGTGGCCATGCGCGCCGCCTTCATGGCGACCTATTCCGGCAAACAGGTAGCAGTACTGGTACCCACTACCCTGCTTGCACAACAGCACTATGAATCTTTCCGGGACCGGTTCTCGGATACCGCGGTTAACGTGGAACTGCTCAGCCGTTTCCGCAGCGGCAGCCAGACCAGTAAAGCTCTGGACGCCATCGAGACCGGAAAGGCCGACATCGTAATCGGCACCCACAAGCTGCTTCAGGGCGATATCAAGTTCAAGAATCTGGGCCTGGTGATCATTGATGAGGAGCACCGGTTCGGGGTTCAGCAGAAGGAGAGATTCAAGGCTCTGCGGGCAGAAGTGGACATGCTGACCCTGACCGCGACGCCGATCCCGCGAACCTTGAACATGGCCATGGGCCACCTGCGTGATCTGTCGATCATCGCCACGCCACCGGCCCGGCGGCTTTCGGTAAAGACCTTCGTGCGCCAGCGCGACGACGCCATGGTAAAGGAAGCGATCCTGCGGGAAATCCTCCGGGGTGGCCAGGTGTACTTCCTGCACAACGACGTCGCCAGCATTGAAAAAGCCGCCGAGGACCTGCGCCAGCTCATTCCTGAGGCCCGCGTGGGCGTCGCCCATGGCCAGATGCGTGAGCGCGAGCTGGAACAGATCATGTCGGACTTCTACCACAAGCGTTTCAATGTGCTGGTGTGCAGTACCATCATCGAAACCGGTATCGACATCCCCAGCGCCAACACCATTATTATCGAGCGGGCCGACAAGTTTGGCCTGGCCCAGCTGCACCAGCTGCGTGGGCGGGTTGGTCGTTCGCACCACCAGGCCTACGCCTACCTGCTGACACCGCCACCGCGCTCGATCAGCGCAGACGCCAAGAAGCGTCTGGACGCCATCTCAGAATCCCAGGATCTGGGCGCCGGCTTCATGCTCGCCACCCACGATCTGGAGATCCGGGGCGCCGGCGAGCTGTTGGGCGAGGAACAGAGCGGCCAGATCGAGAGCATCGGCTTTACCCTGTACATGCAGCTGCTTGATGAAGCGGTGGAAGCCATTCGCGAAGGCCGCACGCCCAACGCCGATCTGCCCCTCAGCCACGGCACCGAAATGAACCTGCGGATTCCGGCGCTGATCCCGGACGATTACCTGCCGGATGTTCATAACCGCCTGATGCTGTACAAACGCATTGCCAGCGTGAGCAGCAAGGCTGAATTAAAAGAACTTCAGGTTGAGATGATCGACCGCTTCGGATTATTACCGGAGCCGGCAAAGAACCTGGTTCGGCAAACCGAACTTCGGCTGCACGCGGAAGCCCTGGGCATTGTCCAGATCGACGCTGGCAAGGAATGGACCCGACTGGAATTTGGCAGCTCGACACCGGTTGATCCGCTGGTGCTGGTTAAAAAGGTGCAATCCGCGCCGGACCAGTATCGACTCGAGGGTGCCAACAGCTTCCGTTTTCGGCTGAAGGACGCGTCGACCGGTGGTAAACTCGACGGCATTTCCAACATGCTGGGCGAACTGGGGCCGGAAAAAGCGACCGCCAGCGCCTGA
- a CDS encoding Na(+)-translocating NADH-quinone reductase subunit A: MIKIKKGLDLPISGAPEQTITEGKPVRHVALIGFDYNGMKPTMAVKEGDRVKRGTLLFTDKKTEGVRYTSPAAGVVKEINRGDRRVFQSIVIEIDGDEAETYARYNDADLAGLERQQVVDNLVESGLWTAFRTRPYSKVPTIDSAPHSIFVSVMDTNPLAADPTVIIGENSAAFEKGLEILTKLTQGKVFVTGKPGSNVPVPKNDAVEVHQFDGVHPAGNVGTHIHYLDSVSGSKTVWSINYQDVIDIAQLFITGEVPVERIVAIGGPKALKPRLVRTRIGASLPELLEGEVSNDAEVRAISGSVFGGRRGDGPCAYLGRFANQVSLLEEGTKREFMGWLSPGPNKFSILNIYLSKLASGKLFNFTTTTNGSERAMVPVGAYEQIMPLDILPTQLLRSIIVGDTEMAQKLGALELDEEDLALCTFVCPGKYEYGPILRENLTRIEIEG; the protein is encoded by the coding sequence ATGATCAAGATCAAGAAAGGCCTGGATCTTCCCATCAGCGGCGCTCCCGAACAGACCATTACAGAGGGCAAACCCGTTCGCCACGTGGCGTTGATCGGTTTTGACTACAACGGCATGAAGCCGACGATGGCTGTGAAAGAAGGGGACCGCGTCAAGCGCGGCACGCTGCTGTTCACGGACAAGAAGACCGAAGGCGTTCGTTATACGTCACCCGCCGCGGGCGTGGTGAAAGAAATCAACCGTGGTGACCGTCGCGTTTTTCAGTCGATCGTTATCGAGATCGATGGTGACGAAGCGGAAACCTACGCTCGTTACAACGACGCGGATCTTGCCGGCCTTGAGCGCCAGCAGGTTGTCGACAATCTGGTGGAGTCCGGTCTGTGGACGGCGTTTAGAACCCGCCCCTACAGCAAAGTCCCAACCATCGACAGCGCGCCCCATTCCATTTTCGTGTCTGTAATGGATACCAACCCGCTGGCCGCTGACCCGACTGTCATCATCGGCGAGAACAGCGCAGCGTTCGAGAAAGGCCTGGAGATTCTGACCAAGCTGACTCAGGGCAAGGTATTTGTTACTGGCAAGCCAGGCTCCAACGTGCCTGTGCCCAAGAACGATGCCGTTGAAGTGCATCAGTTCGACGGCGTGCACCCGGCCGGCAATGTTGGCACCCACATCCACTATCTGGATTCGGTGTCTGGCAGCAAGACCGTCTGGTCGATCAACTACCAGGACGTTATCGACATCGCACAGCTGTTCATCACCGGTGAAGTGCCGGTTGAGCGCATTGTAGCGATTGGTGGCCCCAAGGCGCTGAAGCCGCGTCTGGTTCGCACCCGTATCGGTGCCAGCCTGCCGGAGCTGCTTGAAGGCGAAGTCAGCAACGATGCGGAAGTGCGCGCCATTTCCGGTTCGGTGTTCGGCGGACGTCGTGGCGATGGCCCCTGTGCCTACCTCGGCCGTTTTGCCAACCAGGTTTCGCTGCTGGAAGAAGGCACCAAGCGCGAGTTCATGGGCTGGTTGTCTCCGGGTCCCAATAAGTTCTCCATCCTGAATATCTATCTGTCGAAACTGGCGAGTGGCAAGCTGTTCAACTTTACCACCACCACCAACGGCAGTGAGCGGGCCATGGTTCCGGTAGGCGCGTATGAGCAAATCATGCCGCTGGATATCCTGCCGACCCAGCTGCTGCGCTCCATCATCGTTGGCGACACTGAGATGGCACAGAAACTCGGTGCCCTGGAGCTGGATGAAGAAGATCTGGCGCTGTGCACGTTCGTGTGCCCGGGTAAATATGAATACGGTCCGATTCTCCGCGAGAACCTGACCCGAATCGAGATCGAGGGCTAA
- a CDS encoding S-methyl-5'-thioinosine phosphorylase, which produces MSATAGRSPVGIIGGTGLTTLSGLEITGERALETSWGAPSGPLVDGRLGEQEVVFLSRHGNPHRIPPHQVNYRANLRALYDAGVRTVVGVNAVGGIHSEMGPAHIVVPDQIIDYTWGRPSTFFEGELDEVTHIDFTWPYDEEARRILIDAARAQGTPCSDFGVYGATQGPRLETAAEIARMERDGCDLVGMTGMPEAVLAAELGMRYVCLGLVVNWAAGKSDHIISMEEIHEAIDKGMSGVKGMLEVSMAGLGGLTPKPQSS; this is translated from the coding sequence ATGAGCGCAACGGCTGGACGCAGCCCCGTCGGTATCATCGGTGGTACCGGCCTGACTACCTTGTCAGGCCTGGAAATCACCGGCGAACGAGCGCTGGAAACATCCTGGGGCGCGCCATCAGGGCCGCTGGTTGACGGTCGGCTGGGTGAGCAGGAAGTGGTGTTCCTGTCCCGCCACGGCAACCCGCACCGGATTCCGCCGCATCAAGTGAACTACCGGGCGAACCTGCGCGCGCTTTACGATGCCGGTGTTCGCACTGTGGTTGGGGTGAACGCCGTGGGTGGCATTCATTCAGAGATGGGGCCTGCCCACATTGTCGTGCCCGATCAGATCATCGATTACACCTGGGGCCGCCCCAGCACCTTCTTTGAGGGTGAGCTGGATGAAGTGACCCACATTGATTTCACCTGGCCGTACGATGAAGAGGCTCGTAGGATCCTGATCGACGCGGCCCGCGCGCAGGGCACGCCGTGTTCCGATTTTGGTGTCTACGGAGCAACCCAGGGGCCGCGGCTGGAAACCGCCGCTGAGATCGCTCGCATGGAGCGGGATGGTTGTGATCTTGTGGGGATGACGGGCATGCCCGAGGCCGTTTTAGCCGCTGAACTGGGCATGCGCTATGTCTGCCTGGGGCTGGTAGTGAACTGGGCCGCGGGTAAGTCGGACCACATCATTTCCATGGAAGAGATCCATGAGGCCATCGACAAGGGCATGTCCGGAGTGAAGGGCATGCTGGAAGTGTCGATGGCCGGCCTCGGCGGTCTTACTCCGAAGCCTCAATCTTCTTGA